The Candidatus Polarisedimenticolia bacterium DNA segment CGGCAAGGACCAGCGCCACCAGGGCGCCGCCGCGCCCGCCCAGAAACCCTCCGACACCAACCATGAGGACCGTGAGCAGGCCCAGAAGGAACGCGGTCTTTACGGAGTTCATCATCGATTCATCGTCTCCGGCGCTTCTGGCGCGCCTCCACCGGCGCGGCTACCGCGCCTCCACTTTGATCGGTTTAATCGAGCTCGCCGGCTTCTTCGGGAGCACCACTTCGAGTACCCCGTGCCTCAGCTCCGCGCGGATTCCCCCTTGTTCGATGTTGGGCGGCAGCTCGAAGGAGCGGTGATACCTTCCGCTGGGCCGCTCCCTCAAGAGGGTCTCGGAGCCGCCCTGTCCCGCGTCGGCCCGGCGCTCCCCCTGGAGCGTGAGGCGGTCTCCTTCAATGCGGAGCTCGATCTGCTCCAGCACGACCCCGGGAAGATCCACCCGCAACACGGTACGGTCCTCCGCTTCGTGGATGTCCACTGCCGGCACCCATGCGATGCCGTCGGCACCTCGGGCGCCGGTCGGCCCCGGATCCGGTCGATGGGCCGGGTTCATGGCGTCGGGAAATCTTCCCCGATCGCTCGGAACATCACGGATGACACTCATCGGCTCCTCTCCACCCCGCGGCTCCGGGTCGCCGCATCGCCTGCAACGGTATCGCAGCGAGTGTAATGGCGCTCAACCAGGGAATCAACCCTTCTCGGAGCGCTCCCCGGCCGTCAGGAATCGAAATCCTTCGTCGCCCGCACCCGCCTCGACCCGGACCGTATCGCCTGCTTTGAGCTTCCCGGACAACAGCTCCAGGGAAAGCGGGTCCAGGATGCTGCGCTGGATTACCCGCTTGAGGGGCCGCGCGCCGAAATCGGGGTCGTAACCGATCTCGGCGATACGAGCTTTCGCCTTGTCGCTCACCGTCAGGTGGACCTGCCGCTCCGCCAGCGAGCGCTCCACCCGCGCGAGCTGGATCTCGACGATGCGATCGAGGTCCTCGCGCGACAGGGGCGTGAACCTCACGATCTCATCCACGCGGTTCAGGAACTCGGGACGGAAATACTTTCTCAGCTCGGCCAGCAGCGCCCGGTCGTCTCCCTTCGAGCCCTCGGGTGGCGGCGGGGGAACCGGGATGTTCGAGGTCATGATGACCAGCGTGTTGCGGAAGTCCACCACGCGGCCCTGGCCGTCCGTGAGGCGGCCGTCGTCGAGCAGCTGCAGGAAGACATTGAAGACCTCGGGATGGGCTTTCTCGATCTCGTCGAAGAGGATGACGCAGTACGGCCGGCGGCGCACCGCCTCCGTGAGCTGGCCTCCTTCCTCGTAGCCGATGTACCCGGGAGGAGCGCCCAGCAGGCGGGCGACGGCGTGGCGCTCGGAGTACTCCGACATGTCGATACGCACGAGGGCGCGCTCATCGTCGAAAAGGTTCTCGGCGAGCGCCTTGGCCAGCTCCGTCTTCCCGACCCCGGTGGGACCGATGAAGATGAACGAGCCGATCGGCCGATTGGCATCGGAGATCCCGGCCCGCGCCCGACGGACGGCATTGGCAACCGCCGCCAGGGCGGAGCGCTGCGCCACGACGCGGCGGGCGAGCCGCTTTTCGAGTCCCACCAGGCGCTCCACCTCGCCCCGCAGCAGCCGCGAGACCGGGATGCCGGTCCATTTGGCCACGATCTCGGCGACGTCCTCCTCGTCCACCTCTTCCTTGAGCATCTGCTGCTCCTTCTGCAGCTGCGCGAGGCGCGCATTGGCCTCCTGGAGCTTCTTCTGCAGCCCCTGCATCGTGCCGTAGCGCCATTCCGCCGCTTTGCCGAGGTCGCCGGCGCGCTCAGCCTGCTCCGCGGACAGCCGCGCGTTCTCGATTTCCTCCTTGAGCGAACGTATCTGCCCGATGATCTTCTTTTCCGCCTCCCAGTGGCCGCGCATCCGGTCCCGCTGCTCCGCCAGCTGCGCCAGATCTGCCCCGAGCTTCTCGAGGCGCTCGCGCGAAGCGCGATCCTTCTCGCGCTTCAGCGCCTCGCGCTCGATCTCCATCTGCATGATGCGGCGCTGAATCTCGTCGATCTCGGTCGGCAGGGAATCGATTTCGATGCGCAGGCGCGACGCGGCCTCGTCGATGAGGTCGATCGCCTTGTCGGGGAGGAAGCGGTCCGCGATGTAGCGATGGGACAGGGTGGCTGCGGCGATGAGGGCCGAGTCCTGGATGCGCACTCCGTGGTGCACCTCGTAGCGCTCCTTGAGGCCGCGCAGGATGGCGATGGTGTCCTCGACCGAAGGCTCCTTGATCAGCACCGGTTGGAAGCGGCGCTCCAGCGCCGCGTCCTTCTCGATGTGCTTGCGATACTCGTCGAGGGTGGTCGCGCCCACGCAGCGCAGCTCGCCGCGGGCCAAGGCCGGCTTCAGCATGTTGGAGGCGTCGATCGCGCCTTCGGCGGAACCGGCGCCCACCAGAGTGTGAAGCTCGTCGATGAACAGGATGATTGAGCCTTCCGATTCCTGGATCTCGCGGAGCACTGCCTTGAGACGATCCTCGAACTCGCCGCGGTACTTGGCACCGGCGATCAGGGCGCCGAGGTCCAGGGCCACCAGGCGCTTGTGCTTCAGCGACTCCGGCACGTCGCCGTTCACGATCCGCAGGGCGAGACCTTCGACGACGGCGGTCTTGCCGACTCCCGGCTCGCCGATCAGGACGGGGTTGTTCTTGGTGCGCCGGGAGAGGACCTGCATTACACGACGGATCTCGTCATCTCTTCCGATGACTGGATCGAGCTTGCGCTGGCGCGCCTGGCTGGTGAGGTCCCTGCCGTAACGCTGCAGGGCCTGGTATTTCCCTTCGGGTTCCACATCGGACACTCGCTGCGTGCCGCGAACCGCCTTGAGGGAGGCCATGAGACCTTGCGGGTCGATCCGATGGGCGCGGAACAGGGGAGCCAGCGGTCCAGGGGATTCGACGAGGGCGAGGAAGAGATGCTCCGTGCTCACGTAATCGTCGGAGAAGCGCGCAGCAGCCTGGACGGCGGCTTCCAGGATCCGCTCGAGCTCCGGCGAGAGCCGCGGCTCGGAAATCCCTCCGGAAACCTTGGGGAGCCTTTGCAGGAGCTCCTTGGCTTCTCGGTCGATGGCTTCCCGGTCAATCCCCATCTGGTTGAGCAGTGCGGGGACCACCCCATCGGGCTGGGTAATCAGCGCGAGAAGCAGGTGCTCCGGTCGGAGAACGGGATGGCCGGAGGAGACTCCTGTTTCCTGAAGCTGACGAATCGATTCCTTGGCTTTATTGGTGAACTTGTCGAAATTTACCAATGGGTTACCCTCGATCGATTTACTTTAGTGCAGCGTCAATATAAAAGTTTAGTTAGTTGTTGTCAAGTTAATTCTGCGCGATTCCCAGGAAACCCAATGGCTTCGGCTTGATTCGACTTCGATTGATACGCTACCATGCACGTTCCAGGCAGATTGGAATCGAACTCGATTTTCTCCCCTCGCCCATCCCGCCCGAGCCCCAGGAGGCAGTCTTGAAGTCCCTTGCCGTGGTCGATCCCGAAGTCACGCGCGCGCTGGAAGACGAGATTGCCCGACAGGAAAACCATCTCAACCTGATCGCTTCCGAGAACTATGTGAGCCTGGCTGTTCTCGAGGCTCTGGGCTCGGTTTTCACCAACAAGTATGCCGAAGGTTATCCCGGAAAGCGCTATTACGGCGGTTGCGCCCACAGCGACACGGTGGAGTCCCTGGCCATCCGCCGAGCCAGGGAGCTCTTCGCCGCCGAGCATGCGAACGTGCAGCCGCACTCGGGGGCCCAGGCGAACATGGCGGTCTATTTCGCCGTGCTCAAGCCGGGAGATACCGTCCTGGGGATGAGCCTTCCGCACGGCGGGCACCTGACCCATGGCCACCCCCTGAACTTCTCCGGGGCCTATTACAAGGTGGTCCCTTACGGAGTTCTCCGCGACAGCGAGCTCATCGATTACGAGGAGATGGAGCGGCTGGCCACGGAGCATCGTCCCCGCCTGATTGTGGTGGGAGCGAGCGCCTACTCGAGGGTGATCGATTTCCCCCGGATCGAGCGCATCGCGAAACAGTGCGGGGCGCTGGTCCTGGCCGACGTGGCGCATTACGCGGGGTTGATCGCGGCAGGGGAATACCCGAGTCCCGTTCCGCATGCTGATTTTGTGACTCTCACGACCCACAAGACGCTCCGCGGTCCGCGGGGCGGGATGATCCTTTGCCGGGAGCGTCATGCACGGGACATCGATCGGGCGGTTTTCCCGGGAATCCAGGGTGGTCCGTTGATGCACGTCATTGCGGCGAAGGCGGTGGCCTTCCGCGAGGCCGCCACGGACGGATTCCGCAGGACCCAGGCGATGACCGTGCGCAACGCCCGGCAGCTGAGCTCCGAGCTGGCGGCCCGTGGCTACCGGATCATCTCCGGCGGCACGGACAGCCATCTGTTCATGATCGACGTCACCGCGAGGAAAATGACGGGCCAGCAGGCGGAAGCCATGCTGGGAGAGGCGGGGATCGCGGTCAACAAGAACGCCATTCCGTTCGATCCGCTCCCTCCGATGAAGGCCAGCGGGCTGAGACTCGGCACTCCCGCAGTGTCGACACGGGGGATGGGAGAGGATGAGATGTCCCTGATCGCCGGATTCCTGGACACAGTCCTCACGAGCGGCGCGGGCGCTTCCGATCTCGAAAAGGTGCGCCGTCAGGTCCTCGATCTGTGCGCCTCGTTTCCTGTCTACCGTGCCCTGCTCGAAGGGCGCCCAGCGCTGGGGGCCGGCAGTCCGTGACGGAGGAGCGAACGCCGCCGATCCTCTGCCTCATCGACGGAACTTCGAACGTATTTCGCGCCTTCTATGCCATCCGCGGATTGAGCAGTCCTTCCGGGCGTCCCACCAACGCCACCTACGGTTTCACCCAGATGCTCCGAAAGCTCCTGCAGGAGCGCGCTCCCGCCTATCTCGCGGTGGTCTTCGACCGCTCCGAGCCGACGCAGCGCCACGCGAGCTACCCGCAGTACAAGGCGAACCGGCTGGCGCCTCCGGAAGATCTGGTCGAGCAGATACCGGACATCAAGGAAGCCTGCCGGATCCTCGGGGTGCCGGTCATCGACCTCGCGGGATACGAAGCCGACGACCTGATGGCGACGCTGGCCAGGAAAGGCGCCGCGGAAGGCTTCGAAGTCATCCTGGTGACCTCCGACAAGGATCTCCTGCAGCTGGTGGGGCCCCACGTCACCGTCTTCCATCCGTCGAAAGGGGAGCTGCTGGATCGCGAAGGAGTCAAGAAAAGCTTCGGCGTCTATCCGGAACAGGTGATCGATGTGCTGGCGCTCATGGGCGATTCGAGCGATAACATTCCGGGTGTTCCGGGCATTGGTGAGAAGGGGGCGCGCGAGCTGATTACGACCTACGGAGGTCTGGAGAACACTCTGGCGCACGCCGGAGAGGTCACCCGGAAGACGCATCGCGAGGCCCTCCTGCGGCACGCTGCCGACGCCCGTCTCAGCCGCGAGCTGGTAACCCTGAACACCGATGTGCCGGTCCCCTGGGTGGCGGAGGACTTCCGGCGTCGACCCCTCCTGCGCGAGGAGGCTCGTTCCTTTTATCAGAAACTCGGTTTCGGCCGTCTTCTCGACGAGCTCGCGGCAGGTGAGACGCCGGGAGAATCACAGGCCGCGCCTCCGCCGCCGGATCCGGTCTTCACGGTGATCGCGGATCCAGCGGCCCTGGGCGAGATGGTGCGGTCGCTTTCGGCGGCCACGACCCTGGCACTGGCACCGGAGCTCTCGGAAGAGCAGCCGATGCGAGCCCACCTCACCGGGTTCGCGCTGTCCGCCTCCGCCGAGAACGGCTTCTACGTCCGCCTCGGCGAACCACCCGTCGGCATCACCCAGCGGCGCTTCGTGGAAACCCTGGGGGAAGTGTTGCGGGCTTCCAGGGCGGGCGTGCTGGCCGAGAATCTCAAGGTGCTGGAAGTCATCCTTCGCCGCTGGGGGATTCCCTTTTCCCAGGGGGATCTCGACAGCACTCTTTCCGCCTACCTGGTGGATTCGGAGGCCCGCGACTTTCGGCTGGCGCGACTGGAGGAGTCGATCCTGGGAGTCTCTTCAGGGGCTGCTTCGCGAGGGGGTGCAGTGGAAGGGGCGCCGGAAGGAGGTGCCGCGGCGCGCCGCTGCCGCGCTCTGATGAATCTCGAGCAACCCCTCAAGAATCGCCTCAAGGAGCTGGGACTGGAGGGACTTTACCGTGAGCTCGAGCTTCCTCTGACCTCGGTCCTGGCGGATATGGAGTTCACCGGGGTGCGAATCGATGCCGGCTTCCTGCGCTCCCTGTCGGAGAAATGGAGGGAGGATCTTCAGGTCCAGGAGGCCCGCGTGCACGCGCTCGCGGGCGGCCCCTTCAACATTCAGAGTCCCCGTCAGCTCGGCGAAATCCTGTTTCAGAAGCTTGGGCTGACCCCGGGAAGGAAGACCGAGAAGGAGCGGGTGTTCTCCACCGGCGTGGACGTCCTGGAATCGCTGGCATCGTCGCATCCACTTCCGGCCGCGGTGCTCGAGTACCGGCAGCTTTCCAAGCTGCTGTCCACCTACGTCGACGCGCTCCCCGGCCTGGTCAACGCGGAGACGGGTCGCGTCCATGCCTCCTTCAACCAGACCACCGCGGTGACGGGAAGGCTCTCCAGCAGCGATCCTAATTTGCAGAACATTCCCATCCGCACCGAGAAGGGGAGGGAAATCCGGCGCGCGTTCATCGCGCAGCCGGGATGGAGTCTCCTCACCGCCGACTACTCGCAGATCGAGCTCCGGGTGCTTGCGCACTTGTCCCAGGATCCGGAGATGATCCGGGCGTTCCGAGAGCTCGAGGACATTCATCGCCGGACGGCTGCGGAGGTCTTCGGCGTGGCGCCCGACCTGGTCACGGCCGAGTTGAGGAACCAGGCGAAGGCGATCAATTTCGGCATCCTCTACGGCATGGGCTCGTTTCGCCTGTCTCGGCAGCTGGGGATTCCCCTGACCGCAGCCAAGAAGGTCATCGAGGAGTACTTCCGGCGCTTCGAGGGGGTCCGGAGGTATCGGGACGCCGTGATCGAGACCGCGGAGGCCACGGGAAAGGTCTCGACGATGTTCGGGAGGATCCGCAATGTTCCCGAGATCCGCAGCCGCAACCTGAACCAGAGAAACCTGGGGATTCGCATCGCCGTCAACACCACGGTGCAGGGAAGCGCCGCCGACCTGATCAAGGTCGCGATGATCGCCCTGCACCGCAAGCTGAAGGAACAATCCTTGCGCAGCCGTCTCCTGATCCAGGTGCACGACGAGCTGGTGCTGGAGGCGCCGGCCGAGGAGGTTGAACACTCCGGGACCCTGATGCGCGAGTGCATGGAAAACAGCACGCGGCTCGACGTTCCCCTGCTGGCGGAGGTCCGCAGCGGTCCCACCTGGCTGGACACGAAATAACCTCTCCTCATCCCCCGAGATTGACTCCCCTTCCTCCGGGTCTAGATTATCCGCAGCGACATTCACCAGTCGGCTGACAGGAGCGGTGTTGCCCCAACTGGCTGACAAAAAAGGTCAACCCGAGGCACCTCCGGAGACGGAAGCCTGGGGAACCACGGCCGGAGTTCTCGTGGTGGACGATGAGCCTGCCATCCGTGACCTCCTGCTCGAAGGCCTGAAGGACTCCGGCTTCGAGTGCTCCGTGGCCGCCAACGGCTCCGAGGCCCTGGAGGCTCTCCGCCGCCGTTGTTTCGCCCTGGTCCTGAGCGATATCGACATGCCTGGCATGGACGGAGTCAGGCTGTTGCAGCGGGTCAAGGAAGCTCATCCCGATGTCGAGGTCGTGATGATTACCGGGGTCGTCGACGTCGAAGTGGCCCTCCGGGCCATGCGCATGGGGGCCAATGACTACCTCACCAAGCCATTCAACCTGGAAGAGGTGCGGCTCACGGTGGAGCGGGCCCTGGAGAAGCGCCGCCTGGTCCTGGAGAACCGTGAATACCAGCGGGATCTTGAAGCGAAGGTGGCCGAGCGCACCGTGGAAGTGGTCCTCAAGCGCCGCGAAGTCGAGGAGCTGTACGAAAAGCTCCAGATCTCCTACGAGACGACGCTGGAGGCGCTGGCCGCCGCCCTGGATACGCGCGACACCGAGACTCAGGGCCATTCGGTCCGGGTTTCCGAATACACGGTCGTGATCGCGCGGCGCATGGGGGTGGAGGAGCCCGAGCTCACGGAAATCCGGCGCGGCGCCCTGCTGCACGACGTGGGGAAAATAGGGATCCCCGACGCGGTCCTGCGCAAGCCGGGAAAGCTCACCGCCGAGGAATGGCGCGAGATGAAGCAACACCCCGAAATCGGCGGGCGCATCCTCTCCGGAATCAAGTTCCTCGAGAAATCGCTCCCCATCGTGATGGCGCACCAGGAGCGCTTCGACGGATCCGGCTACCCGCAGGGACTGAAGGGGGAGGAGATCCCCCTGGGAGCGAGGATCTTCGCCGTGGTGGACACCCTCGACGCCATGACCTCGGACCGTCCTTACCGCAAGGCACTGCGCTACGAGGACGCGCGCGAGGAGATCGTCCGCAATTCGGGAATCCAGTTCGATCCGAAGGTGGTCGAGGTGTTTCTCTCCATCCCGCCCGAGGAGTGGAAGGCCATGCACCGGCGGAATCCCGATCGCAGGCCGGCGGGCTTCTAGCTACCTGCCGGGATCGAGGCTGCGCTGCAGCCGTGGATCCAGCCAGTCGCGGATCGAATCCCCAAGAAAATTGAAGCTCAGGACCGCCAGCATGATGGCCAGCCCGGGATAGACGATGAGATGGGGGGCGTCGAAGAGGTGCTGGCTGCCGCTGCGCAGCATGCTGCCCCAGCTGGGATGAGGCGGAGGGAGCCCGAGGCCCAGGAAGCTCAAGCCGGCTTCCGCGAGGATTACCCCGGCCATTCCGACGGTGGCCTGGACGATGATGGGGCCCGCGATGTTGGGCAGAAGATGCCGCACCAGAATGCGCTCGGACCTGGCACCGGCCGCCCGGGCGGAGAGCACGAACTCGAGCTCGCGCGATCGCAGGATCTGCGCGCGAGAAAGTCTCGCGTATCCGACCCAACCGATCAGGCACAAGGCCAGCACCAGGTTTCCGAGCCCCGGGCCGAGGACGGCGACCAGGGAGATGGCGAGCAGGATGTTGGGAAAAGCCAGGAGGATGTCGATCCCTCGCATCACCAGGTCGTCGAGCCAACCTCCCCAGAAGCCGGCCATCGTGCCGATCGCGAGTCCCGTCAGGGCGGAGAACAGCACGACGACGATGCTCAGGAAAAGAGAAATGCGGGCGCCGAACATGAGCCGGCTGAGGATGTCGCGGCCCAGCTCGTCGAGACCCAGAGGATGCGCCAGTGACGGGGCCGCGAAGCGTTGCGCGAGGTCCTGCGAAGAGGGGGCGAAAGGCGCGAGCACCGGAGCGGCCACGGCAACGAGTCCCATGAGCAGCAGCAGCGTGGCCCCCGACAGAGCGAACGGGTCGCGCCGCAGGTGGGACCCCAGCGATCGCAGGGCGCCGGAGGATCCCGGCCGCGCCTTCTCAGCCAAGACGGATCCTCGGATCGAAGAAGGCATAAGCAAGGTCGGTCATCAGGTTCACGAGCACGTACGAAAAGGCGATGCTCAGGATGCACCCCTGCACCAGGGGATAGTCACGCGTCTCGATGGCCTGGATGGTGAGCCGGCCCAGACCCGGCCAGCCGAAAACGGTCTCCGTGATCACGGCACCCGTCAGCAGCACTCCGAGCTGCAGCCCCAGGATCGTCAGCACTGGAATGAAGGCGTTTTTCATCGCATGGCGCAGGACGATCTTCCAGCGTCCCAGACCGCGGGCGGCGGCGGCGCGGCTGTAGGGGCCGGAAATCTCCTCGAGGAGGCTGGCCCGGATCATGCGGGCGAGGATGGCCGCCAGCGCCGATCCGAGGGCGATGGAGGGCAGGACCAGGGCGGCCGGCTCTTCCATTCCGGAGACGGGAAACCAATCCAGGTGGACGGAGAAAATGAGGATCAGCAACGGCCCCACCCAGAAGCTCGGAAGAGACAAGCCGAGAAGCGCCAGGGTGGAGGCGATGCGGTCCCACGCCGTGCCCGGGTGGACGGCGGCCAGGATCCCGGCGGGAAACGAGATCAGGCAGGCGAGGAGCAGACTGGCTGTCGCCAGCAGCAGGGTGGCGGGATAACGCTCGCGGATGAGGTGGGCCACCGGCTCGCGATAGCGCAGCGACGTTCCGAGATCGCCGGCGGCCAGCCGGGACAGATAATGTCCGTACTGCTCCATGAGCGGCCGGTCGAGGCCGAGTCTTGCTCTGAGATCCTTCACGTCGGCTGACGAGGCGCCTTCTCCGAGCATGACCTGGATCGGGTCGCCGGGAATCAGGTGGATCAGCGCGAAGACCAGGGTGCAGACCCCGAGCAGCACGGGGAAGGAGAGGAGCAATCTGCGCAGCAGGAAGGACTTCAACGTGTATGGCACCGTCTGAAAAGCGCCGCATGATAGCACAGCCGGCGCGGCCCCCCGGCGCGGTCCGATTCTTGACTCGGAGGAGAGGATTTCCTATATTGCGCGCCCCTTTGACCTTATAATTGCCGTCGAGGATGTACACGTCGACGGTCGGACGCGGGTGGGAGTTTTGAAATGAACAAGGGCTTCGCCCTCGTGGGCTGTTTGCTGCTTTGCTTGGGAGTGTCGATTTCCAGGACTCAGGGGCAGGACGTCCCGGCGCTCCAGCTCCCCGATCTACTGAAGCGGTTCAATGAGAGCCAGCAGTCGGTCGCCAGCCTCACGGCCAGCTTCACCGAGCGCAAGAACCTCAATCTGCTGGCCAAGCCGCTCGTCTCCAACGGCACGTTTCTTTATTCCAGGCCTTCCCGGATCAAGTGGGAGTACACCGAGCCGGAGCCGCGCGTCTTCCTCATCACGGAAGACCGCTTCATCGCCTATTACCCCAATCAGAAGCGCGCCGAGGAGGTTCCGCTGAGCAAGCTGGCGGGACGCCGGGTGTTCCGTGTGTTCGGAATCGGGCAGACTGCCGAGGATCTCGGGAAGTTCTTCGACATCAGCCAGGACGATCCGGGCGATGAAAAGGGGGCCTACCTGTTGATACTGACTCCCAAGCGCCAGCGGGTGAAGGATCGCCTGCAGCGGGTCCGCTTCTGGGTGGACGCAAAGACGTTCCTGCCGCGGAAGCTCGAATACGTCGAATCGGACGGCGACTCCACGCTGCTCAGCTTCAACAATATTCGTCTCAACCCCGAGATCGCCGAAGCCCGGTTCAGCGTGGACATCCCGAAGGACGTTCCGGTCAGCAACACCTTCTCAGGGTTCTCGGGCTCCAGCCTGAGCCGCTGAAATCGATTCATCCCGGCCTGAAAAGAAAAAGCCCCTCCGGGCCGTGCGGTCCGGAGGGGCTTCCTGTTTCTGGGCCCTGATCAGTACATGCCGCCCATGCCGCCGGCGTGCGGAGCCGGGGCCGGCTTGTCCTTCTCCGGGACCTCGTGGATGAGGGCCTCGGTCGTCAGCATCAGACCCGCGATGCTGGCGGCGTTCTGCAGGGCGTTGCGGGTGACCTTGGCGGGATCGATGATGCCCGCCTCGAACATGTCGACCCACTTGCCGGAATAGGCGTCGAAGCCCATGGCCTTGTCCTTCTCCTTGGCCTCGGCGACGATAATCGAGCCCTCGTGCCCGGCATTGTTGGCAATCTGCCGGAGAGGCTCCTCCAGCGAGCGCCGCACGATGTTGATCCCGATCTGAATGTCCTCGTTCTTCTCTTTCAGCTTCTCAAGAACGGGGATGGCGCGCAGGAAGGTGATTCCGCCTCCCGGAACGATGCCCTCCTCGACGGCCGCCTTGGTCGCGTGCATCGCATCCTCGACCCGGGCCTTCTTCTCCTTCATCTCGGTCTCGGTTGCCGCCCCCACCTTGATGATGGCGACGCCGCCCACCAGCTTGGCCAGGCGCTCCTGGAGCTTCTCGCGATCGTAATCCGAGGTGGTCTCCTCGATCTGGGCGCGGATCTGCTTGACCCGGCCCTCGATCTCGGACGACTTGCCCTCGCCCTCGACAATCGTGGTGTTGTCCTTGTCGATGGTGATCTTCTTGGCCTCGCCGAGGTCATCCACCTTGACGTTTTCCAGCTTGATTCCCAGATCTTCCGTGATGACTTTGCCGCCGGTGAGGATGGCAATGTCCTCGAGCATCGCCTTGCGGCGATCACCGAAGCCGGGAGCCTTGACGCCCGCGACCTGCAGCGTGCCGCGCAGCTTGTTGACGACGAGCGTCGCGAGCGCCTCGCCCTCGACCTCTTCGGCGATGATCAGGAGCGGGCGGCCCATCTTGGCCACCTGCTCGAGCAGCGGGAGCAGGTCCTTCATGCTGGAGATCTTCTTCTCGTGGATCAGGATGAGCGGGTTGTCCAGCACGCACTCCATGCGCTCCGGATCGGTCACGAAATAGGGGGAGAGGTAGCCGCGATCGAACTGCATCCCCTCCACGATTTCGAGGGAGGTCTCCATGCCCTTGGCTTCCTCGACGGTGATGACCCCGTCCTTGCCGACCTTCTCCATCGCCTGGGCGATGATCTGGCCGATAGTCACGTCGTTGTTCGCCGAGATGGTGCCCACCTGGGCGATCGCCTTGCCCGC contains these protein-coding regions:
- the nikB gene encoding nickel ABC transporter permease, whose amino-acid sequence is MKSFLLRRLLLSFPVLLGVCTLVFALIHLIPGDPIQVMLGEGASSADVKDLRARLGLDRPLMEQYGHYLSRLAAGDLGTSLRYREPVAHLIRERYPATLLLATASLLLACLISFPAGILAAVHPGTAWDRIASTLALLGLSLPSFWVGPLLILIFSVHLDWFPVSGMEEPAALVLPSIALGSALAAILARMIRASLLEEISGPYSRAAAARGLGRWKIVLRHAMKNAFIPVLTILGLQLGVLLTGAVITETVFGWPGLGRLTIQAIETRDYPLVQGCILSIAFSYVLVNLMTDLAYAFFDPRIRLG
- a CDS encoding outer membrane lipoprotein carrier protein LolA, which translates into the protein MNKGFALVGCLLLCLGVSISRTQGQDVPALQLPDLLKRFNESQQSVASLTASFTERKNLNLLAKPLVSNGTFLYSRPSRIKWEYTEPEPRVFLITEDRFIAYYPNQKRAEEVPLSKLAGRRVFRVFGIGQTAEDLGKFFDISQDDPGDEKGAYLLILTPKRQRVKDRLQRVRFWVDAKTFLPRKLEYVESDGDSTLLSFNNIRLNPEIAEARFSVDIPKDVPVSNTFSGFSGSSLSR
- the groL gene encoding chaperonin GroEL (60 kDa chaperone family; promotes refolding of misfolded polypeptides especially under stressful conditions; forms two stacked rings of heptamers to form a barrel-shaped 14mer; ends can be capped by GroES; misfolded proteins enter the barrel where they are refolded when GroES binds), translating into MAAKEIVYSEDCRHAILRGVNKLADAVKVTLGPKGRNVVLEKKFGSPTSTKDGVTVAKEIELEDPRENMGAQMVREVASKTSDVAGDGTTTATVLAQAIYREGCKAVTAGANPMDLKRGIEKAVESVVEEIKGLSKKVAGKAIAQVGTISANNDVTIGQIIAQAMEKVGKDGVITVEEAKGMETSLEIVEGMQFDRGYLSPYFVTDPERMECVLDNPLILIHEKKISSMKDLLPLLEQVAKMGRPLLIIAEEVEGEALATLVVNKLRGTLQVAGVKAPGFGDRRKAMLEDIAILTGGKVITEDLGIKLENVKVDDLGEAKKITIDKDNTTIVEGEGKSSEIEGRVKQIRAQIEETTSDYDREKLQERLAKLVGGVAIIKVGAATETEMKEKKARVEDAMHATKAAVEEGIVPGGGITFLRAIPVLEKLKEKNEDIQIGINIVRRSLEEPLRQIANNAGHEGSIIVAEAKEKDKAMGFDAYSGKWVDMFEAGIIDPAKVTRNALQNAASIAGLMLTTEALIHEVPEKDKPAPAPHAGGMGGMY